In Chitinophaga nivalis, a single genomic region encodes these proteins:
- a CDS encoding response regulator transcription factor → MMKNRPGHALLTKNRPDNITDNDLSGQHYLDVVKAFARLSYESIYIIDYSNMSFEYVSDNPLFLCGHTADEVMQLGYEFYFQHVPPQDLEMLSTINDAGFDFYAQLPEPEKKQYSISYDFQLVTKAGKQILVNHRLTPLFLTTEGKIWKSMCLVSLSSQQYPGNVRIFKQGSNDIWQLNLQTKKWSKNGKPVLTDRELEVLRMYAQGLSINQIAEKIFVVPDTVKYYRRKIFERLEVGSIADALAQAVNNRMM, encoded by the coding sequence ATGATGAAAAATAGGCCCGGCCATGCCCTGCTGACAAAGAACAGACCAGATAACATCACTGACAATGATCTCAGCGGGCAGCACTATCTGGATGTAGTGAAGGCGTTTGCACGGCTTTCTTACGAGAGTATCTATATAATAGATTATTCGAATATGTCATTTGAATACGTTTCGGACAATCCGCTATTCCTTTGTGGCCATACGGCCGATGAAGTGATGCAGCTGGGTTATGAGTTTTACTTCCAGCATGTGCCACCCCAGGACCTGGAAATGCTTTCCACGATCAATGATGCCGGGTTTGATTTTTATGCACAGCTACCCGAGCCCGAAAAGAAGCAGTACAGCATCTCTTACGACTTTCAACTGGTTACCAAAGCAGGAAAGCAAATACTGGTCAACCACCGGCTCACCCCCCTCTTCCTGACAACCGAAGGAAAAATCTGGAAATCTATGTGTCTGGTATCGCTCTCTTCCCAGCAATACCCCGGCAATGTTCGTATATTCAAGCAAGGTAGTAACGACATCTGGCAGCTAAACCTGCAAACAAAGAAATGGAGCAAAAATGGCAAACCTGTACTTACAGACAGGGAACTGGAAGTATTACGCATGTATGCCCAGGGACTTTCCATCAACCAGATTGCGGAAAAGATATTTGTAGTGCCGGATACAGTGAAATATTATCGCCGGAAGATATTTGAGCGGTTAGAAGTGGGGAGTATTGCGGATGCGTTAGCGCAGGCGGTGAATAACAGGATGATGTAA
- a CDS encoding DUF3667 domain-containing protein: MNCKSCNAAVADKYCGHCGNPIALKRVDSHYIIHEVQHVLHFEKGILYTIKELLIRPGVNIRRFLTEDRSRLVKPVIFLIICSLLYTLITHFFHIEKDHYVSESIRYETFAALTTWIEGHYGYANIIMGLFIGAWLKLFMRKSAYNYYEVLIMLCFVIGTGMLIYALFALVQGISGKNMKLVSEVVSLLYSMWAIGQILGGRKIKGYVLSLVGYILGMGSFWLAVELLAWIIDRFK, from the coding sequence ATGAATTGCAAATCATGTAACGCGGCTGTTGCTGATAAGTATTGTGGACACTGCGGCAATCCGATAGCATTGAAGCGGGTGGATAGCCATTATATCATTCATGAGGTGCAGCACGTGCTGCATTTTGAGAAGGGAATATTGTATACAATCAAGGAGCTGTTGATACGCCCCGGCGTAAATATCAGGAGGTTCCTTACGGAAGACAGGAGCCGGCTGGTGAAACCGGTCATTTTCCTTATCATATGTTCGCTGCTGTATACGCTGATTACCCATTTCTTTCATATCGAGAAAGACCATTACGTAAGCGAGTCTATACGGTACGAAACCTTTGCAGCCCTCACCACATGGATAGAAGGGCATTATGGCTATGCCAATATCATCATGGGCCTTTTTATCGGCGCGTGGTTGAAATTGTTTATGCGCAAAAGCGCGTACAATTATTATGAGGTACTGATCATGTTATGTTTCGTGATTGGTACGGGGATGTTGATATATGCATTGTTTGCACTGGTGCAGGGAATCAGCGGGAAAAATATGAAGCTGGTATCGGAAGTGGTATCGCTGTTATACAGTATGTGGGCCATTGGTCAGATATTGGGTGGAAGGAAGATAAAGGGATATGTTCTGTCCCTGGTGGGTTATATATTAGGCATGGGATCGTTCTGGTTGGCAGTAGAATTGTTGGCCTGGATAATAGATCGGTTCAAATGA